The genomic stretch GACTGCAACACGCGTAGATCTCGTGTTTGGCTCCAATAGTATATTGCGCGCTTATGCAGAGTTTTATGCGCAAGACGATAACAAGGAAAAATTTGTTCACGATTTTGTAAATGCATGGATTAAGGTAATGAATGCCGATCGTTATGATTTGAAGAAGTGAAATTGGCAATACATTAAATAAATCAAGGTGTCTGAATAATCTCCTTATTTAACGATACCAATAAAAGAGATTCTCAAAAACATAATAGCAGAAGTACTACTGCTCATGGCAACAAAAAGCCATGAGCAGTTTTTTTTGAAAACCGAAACTTGTGCTATAAGCCCAGTTACTCATCGTCTTAAGAAACATGTACCGATGTCTATTTAGTGGTGTTCGTGTTTTTATGGAATAGCGTGAAATTGATAACGCGTTGTTCAAACTGGATTTGATAAATAGCCCTTTTGAAAAACTCTTTTTGCATTGACTTTAAAACTAAGTTTTAATAATTCAATAGAAACTTTTATTAGTAACATCAAGCATTCAAGTTGGAGATTTTCTAAAATAACAATTCTCACATTGTAGCACTTAGTTTGTTACGTTAAGTATATGCGATGGTTTCTTTTTTTAATTTGTGTATGAGCCACCTGCCCTAAGATTTTCTGCATTTCGCACCAAGATGTGCTTTCAATTAGCCAAAAAATGCGGGTGTAATTCAAAGCTCATTCGGCAAGTTTCGCTATTACTTGAGATACATTTATTTGCATCTCTATGCTGCAAGCTAACACTTATAGGCTTCGACTTTTAATTTTATCAGGTAACTAAAAAGCAAAAGCTATAGTGTTTCAATATTTTTTCAATGCTAAACCAATTAACAGCAAACTATTAATCGGCATTTTAACATAATAGCATAACTAAGAAAATTGCACTGTTACATATAATAATTATTTTCGCAAGCTATTAATAAAATAAAAATCCATTTAGCCATGCCAGAAAGAATGAATTTAGCTATCGCAGGTTATCACATGTTGCACATATTATGCGCCATTGACAACGAGTTTAATTACGAAGAAGATTTGGTGATAAGGAAGTATTTGGTTGATTCGTTTCCATTCACAACCAACTTAGACAACGAAATGGAAATAATCAGCAACCTAGGTTTGCATGAGTATAAGTCGCACTTTGCAAAATGCATGGATGATTTTTATAGTGATAGCACCGTTGAGGAGCGCAACAAATTTATTGATATGGTAATGAAACTGGTTACAGCTGACCAGAAAGTTACCCGCGAAGAAAACGAGTTACTCGATTTGCTTTTTAGCGCATGGGAAGAAAGTGTTGAGTAAATAATATGCAACAGAAAAATTTACATCCTGGTTTACTTATCGCATCAATTTTAGTTGTTGGCATCGTGTTATGTTCCTGGGGCTTTTGGGGGCATCAGCGCATTAACAGGATGAGTGTTTTTACCCTTCCACCAGAGATGCTAGGCTTTTACAAGCAACATCTGGAGTTTGTTACTGAACACGCTGTCGATCCTGATAAGCGTAGATATGCCATTAAGGAAGAAGCCCCCCGTCATTATATCGATCTTGATCATTATGGTGAAAACCCATTTGATACCTTACCCAAAAAATGGGATGAGGCTGTTAAAAAATTCACAGAAGATACATTGAATGAATATGGCATAGTGCCCTGGCATGTAGTTCGCGTTTTAGGGTATCTAACGGCAGCCATGCGAAATGGGAATGTAGAAAAAATTCTTCATTACTCGGCCGACCTGGGACATTACGTTGGCGATGCACATGTACCCTTGCACTGCACACAAAATTACAATGGACAGTTAACGGGGCAACACGGCATTCATGGCTTTTGGGAAAGCCGAATACCTGAATCGTATGGCAACGATTACGATTACCTTGTAGGCCGTGCCGAATATATTAAGGACCCTCAGGAATACATATGGAATGTAGTACGCGAGAGTTATGCTGCACACGATTCTGTATTAAGGTTTGAGAGAATACTTAATGCCAAGTATGATCAGGATAAGAAGTACGCCTTTGAACAGCGCGGTGTTACTACTGTAAAAACATATTCCAAGGCATATACAGCAGATTATGACAAATTGCTAAATGGGATGGTAGAACGAAGAATGAGGAGCTCTATAATTGCGGTTGGTAGTTTTTGGTACACCGCTTGGGTCAATGCCGGACAGCCAAATCTTGATTCGTTAAAAGCTGGAGAAATGAGCAGCGAATTGAAAAAGCAATTGGAGGAAGAAGATAAAATGTGGCGTTCAGGTAAGGTCCAAAATTCGAAAGGACACAGTGATGATTAAGTACAATTGCAACTAATAACCTCACCGTTAATAATCACCTGCTATTGATATCAATATTTGAGAGATTGATATTATAAAGGCAGAAAAATAATATTTCTTTTACAGCATAAGAAATAGGGTAGGGTAGCTGTTACCTTTTACCATCTAATAATAATGCACCACTATTAACGTTTTTCTTCTGACAAAAAAAACACTGCCCAATAAAAGCAGTGTTTTAAAAGATGTATCGGTAGAAAATTACTTGGCAATATTTACACTTCGTACTTCACGTATAACGGTAACTTTCACCTGACCGGGATAGGTCATTTCGTTTTGTATGCGTTGGGCTATTTGGAACGACATGTCATCGGCCTGTTTATCATTTACTTTACCACTTTCAACTATTACACGAAGCTCACGTCCTGCTTGAATGGCAAAAGATTTTTCGACTCCTGCATAAGAAGAAGCCAAAGATTCAAGGTCTTTAAGACGCTTCATATACTGCTCGGCAATTTCTCTCCTCGCACCTGGTCGTGCACCGGATATTGCATCACACACCTGTATGATGGGCGATATTAAACTGGTCATTTCAATTTCATCGTGATGTGCTCCTATAGCATTACACACTTCAGCATTCTCCTTAAACTTCTCTGCAAGCTTCATTCCCAGTATAGCATGTGGCAATTCAGGTTCGTCTTCGGAAACTTTGCCTATATCATGCAAAAGTCCTGCGCGCTTCGCTAGCTTAACATTTAAGCCCAATTCGGTTGCCATTATAGCACATAGATTAGCAACTTCGCGGCTATGCTGCAACAAATTTTGTCCGTAACTGCTTCGGTATTTCATGCGGCCCACCATCCTTATTAATTCAGGGGCAAGGCCATGTATTCCTAAATCTATAGCAGTACGCTTGCCAACCTCCACAATTTCATCTTCCAACTGTCTGCGCACTTTGTTAACCACTTCTTCAATACGTGCAGGGTGTATGCGCCCATCACTCACCAGTTGATGAAGTGCAAGACGCGCCAATTCTCTGCGAACCGGATCAAAGCATGAAAGTATGATTGCTTCCGGAGTATCGTCTACTATTACTTCTACCCCTGTAGCTGCTTCTAGTGCTCTAATGTTTCTTCCTTCTCTTCCAATTATTCTTCCTTTAATTTCATCATTGTCAATATTAAAAACGGTAACTGCATTTTCTATAGCATGCTCGGTAGCTACACGCTGTATAGTTTGAATTACTACCTTTTTTGCTTCTTTACTTGCGGTGAGTTTTGCTTCTTCTACCGTTTCCTTTATGAATGACATAGCACTTGCCTTGGCATCATTTTTAAGTGCTTCCACTAATTGAGATTTTGCATCAGCCTGGCTCAAGCCGGCTATTTTTTCTAATTGCTGTACTTGTTTCTCATGCGCCTTGTCAACCTCTGACTTACGCTTTTCCAATTGGTCTTGTTGATTCTTCAAACTTATCTGAATGGCTTCAACTTCCGCTTGCTTCCGCGCTAATTGCTCCTTTTGCTGATTTATTTGCTGATTGGCCAATTGCTCGCGTTGCTTTAGCTTATTTTCATTGTTAACCATGTTTTTCTCACGCTCTGCAATCTTTTTATCATGCTCAGTTTTTAGTTGATAAAACTTGTCTTTGGCTTCCAGTAGCTTGTCTTTCTGAACAACCTCGGCCTTTGCTTCTGCTTCATGAACAATTGCTTTGGCTTGCTCGCTTGCAGCTAACACTTTGCCTGAGGCGGTTTTGTTCATTATAAAATACACCAACGCTGCCCCGACCACCAGGCACGACACAGCTGTTATAACTAATAATATAGTAGAATCCATTTTTTTATTTAAAATATTTGCTGATAAATTGTTAAACTAAAATTTTACTTAAGACCATTTAAATATATTGATAACCAATGCATGGCGAAATTTCGGACAACCGAAAAATGTATGTGCCAGCCTTGAGTATAGCCAATAAAAAACCCGCTTGCTTCCCTTACCATTTTAAACCCCAATTATACATGGGTGGAGCATCCGGATACATTCTTACTTCCACTGATATGCGAACATATCCGATTACCGTA from Bacteroidota bacterium encodes the following:
- a CDS encoding S1/P1 Nuclease, coding for MQQKNLHPGLLIASILVVGIVLCSWGFWGHQRINRMSVFTLPPEMLGFYKQHLEFVTEHAVDPDKRRYAIKEEAPRHYIDLDHYGENPFDTLPKKWDEAVKKFTEDTLNEYGIVPWHVVRVLGYLTAAMRNGNVEKILHYSADLGHYVGDAHVPLHCTQNYNGQLTGQHGIHGFWESRIPESYGNDYDYLVGRAEYIKDPQEYIWNVVRESYAAHDSVLRFERILNAKYDQDKKYAFEQRGVTTVKTYSKAYTADYDKLLNGMVERRMRSSIIAVGSFWYTAWVNAGQPNLDSLKAGEMSSELKKQLEEEDKMWRSGKVQNSKGHSDD
- the rny gene encoding ribonuclease Y encodes the protein MDSTILLVITAVSCLVVGAALVYFIMNKTASGKVLAASEQAKAIVHEAEAKAEVVQKDKLLEAKDKFYQLKTEHDKKIAEREKNMVNNENKLKQREQLANQQINQQKEQLARKQAEVEAIQISLKNQQDQLEKRKSEVDKAHEKQVQQLEKIAGLSQADAKSQLVEALKNDAKASAMSFIKETVEEAKLTASKEAKKVVIQTIQRVATEHAIENAVTVFNIDNDEIKGRIIGREGRNIRALEAATGVEVIVDDTPEAIILSCFDPVRRELARLALHQLVSDGRIHPARIEEVVNKVRRQLEDEIVEVGKRTAIDLGIHGLAPELIRMVGRMKYRSSYGQNLLQHSREVANLCAIMATELGLNVKLAKRAGLLHDIGKVSEDEPELPHAILGMKLAEKFKENAEVCNAIGAHHDEIEMTSLISPIIQVCDAISGARPGARREIAEQYMKRLKDLESLASSYAGVEKSFAIQAGRELRVIVESGKVNDKQADDMSFQIAQRIQNEMTYPGQVKVTVIREVRSVNIAK
- a CDS encoding TerB family tellurite resistance protein, whose amino-acid sequence is MPERMNLAIAGYHMLHILCAIDNEFNYEEDLVIRKYLVDSFPFTTNLDNEMEIISNLGLHEYKSHFAKCMDDFYSDSTVEERNKFIDMVMKLVTADQKVTREENELLDLLFSAWEESVE